Proteins encoded within one genomic window of Parolsenella massiliensis:
- a CDS encoding class II fructose-bisphosphate aldolase, which translates to MYVSMKEMLQHASEHNYAVMAINCVDFEQARAIIGAATEEGSPVIIDISPRQMNAHATPEYMAPLVRSMAKDVDVPVALNLDHGDTYENACRAIRAGFSSVMIDASSYDFEENVRRTRMVAAMARAHGASVEAELGHVGQAAVGDGRTDDMYTKVDMACEFVGRTGCDALAVAIGTAHGQYPDDFVPTLDFDRLAELKAALKMPLVLHGGSGAGEANIRRVVELGINKINVCTDLFKHQRKAMHDKLNENPNIDYMDLMAWGEQAAKQYIKDYMKMIGSCGRYGFEFAGEALD; encoded by the coding sequence ATGTACGTCTCGATGAAGGAAATGCTGCAGCACGCCAGCGAGCACAACTACGCGGTCATGGCCATCAACTGCGTGGACTTCGAGCAGGCCCGCGCCATCATCGGCGCCGCCACCGAGGAGGGCTCGCCCGTCATCATCGACATCTCACCCCGCCAGATGAACGCCCACGCCACGCCTGAGTACATGGCGCCGCTCGTGCGCTCCATGGCGAAGGACGTCGACGTTCCCGTGGCGCTCAACCTCGACCATGGCGACACCTATGAGAACGCCTGTCGCGCCATTCGTGCTGGCTTCTCCAGCGTCATGATCGACGCCTCGAGCTACGACTTCGAGGAGAACGTGCGCCGCACGCGCATGGTGGCTGCGATGGCACGCGCCCACGGCGCCTCCGTCGAGGCTGAGCTGGGGCACGTGGGCCAGGCCGCGGTGGGCGATGGCCGCACGGACGACATGTACACGAAGGTCGACATGGCCTGCGAGTTCGTGGGGCGCACAGGCTGTGACGCCCTTGCCGTGGCCATCGGCACGGCGCACGGCCAGTACCCGGACGACTTCGTGCCCACGCTTGACTTCGACCGCCTGGCCGAGCTCAAGGCGGCTCTCAAGATGCCGCTCGTGCTGCATGGCGGTTCGGGCGCGGGCGAGGCGAACATCCGCCGCGTCGTGGAGCTGGGCATCAACAAGATCAACGTCTGCACGGACCTCTTCAAGCACCAGCGCAAGGCCATGCACGACAAGCTCAACGAGAACCCCAACATCGACTACATGGACCTCATGGCATGGGGCGAGCAGGCCGCCAAGCAATACATCAAGGACTACATGAAGATGATCGGCTCGTGCGGCCGCTACGGGTTCGAGTTCGCCGGCGAGGCGCTCGACTAG
- a CDS encoding aldo/keto reductase, with product MLYSYSERCEAKVSALGVGTWSMGGTNAYGLSYGDVTDDTSIAAIHALVDGGVNLVDTAPVYGGDFASEKVVGAALSQGDYRDRVFLVTKFGNRNDPATGKRVINNAYENVLAECDASLERLRTDHIDLYIMHYPDENTPMAETARALNELLEAGKISHVGLSNVNRAQIEEAASLTRVDAVQLPFSMVNRERQADLEWCHEQGIMTMAYGSMGAGILSGAFRELPHFDEKDIRYTFYPYFKDPMFSQIQLLLKDMDVVAERHGRPLSHVALVWAAQKEFVTTSLVGVANVEQAEENCQAFSLTLSDDEMAFLDESIDRNLGPVPH from the coding sequence ATGCTCTACAGCTACAGCGAGAGGTGCGAAGCGAAGGTATCGGCGCTCGGTGTGGGTACGTGGTCCATGGGCGGCACGAACGCCTATGGCCTGTCCTACGGTGACGTCACCGATGACACGTCCATCGCCGCGATTCACGCGCTCGTGGACGGCGGCGTGAACCTCGTGGACACGGCGCCCGTCTACGGCGGCGACTTTGCGTCCGAGAAGGTCGTGGGCGCGGCGCTGTCCCAGGGCGACTACCGCGATCGCGTGTTTCTCGTGACCAAGTTTGGCAACCGCAATGACCCCGCTACGGGCAAGCGCGTCATCAACAACGCCTATGAGAACGTCCTTGCCGAGTGCGACGCCTCGCTCGAGCGCCTGCGCACGGACCACATCGACCTGTACATCATGCACTACCCTGACGAGAACACGCCCATGGCAGAGACGGCCCGTGCCCTGAACGAGCTACTCGAGGCGGGCAAGATCTCCCACGTGGGACTTTCGAACGTGAATCGCGCCCAGATCGAGGAGGCAGCCTCGCTCACGCGCGTCGACGCCGTGCAGCTGCCGTTCTCCATGGTGAACCGCGAGCGCCAGGCAGACCTCGAGTGGTGTCACGAGCAGGGCATCATGACGATGGCCTACGGCTCCATGGGCGCGGGCATCCTCTCGGGCGCCTTCCGCGAACTGCCCCACTTTGACGAGAAGGACATTCGCTACACGTTCTACCCCTACTTCAAGGACCCGATGTTCTCCCAGATCCAGCTGCTGCTCAAGGACATGGACGTCGTGGCCGAGCGCCACGGAAGGCCACTGTCTCATGTGGCGCTTGTCTGGGCGGCACAGAAGGAGTTCGTCACCACGTCGCTCGTGGGCGTGGCCAACGTCGAGCAGGCCGAGGAGAACTGTCAGGCGTTCTCGCTTACGTTGTCCGACGACGAGATGGCCTTCCTTGACGAGTCCATCGACAGAAACCTCGGGCCTGTTCCCCACTAA
- a CDS encoding transketolase, protein MTTKTGGAPDDLVRELARDALEVRKDLLRLCAQTQIHIGGDLSVTDVMCAIWQHFIVYDPENPRWEGRDRFVLSKGHASAVTSFNQAQRGCFAIEDIYREYAHDNGRFGMHSCNLVNPYVDVSTGSLGHGLPVACGLAQGLRLKGNITSRAWVVMGDGELDEGSIWEAAACAAKYGLGNLVGVVDNNHLQLDGPTSEVLDLGGTAARFSACGWRVIEVEDGNDMAQIVAALERLPDAGSAVPTVVVCETTKGRGVPFMEGDKLWHCAQIDAEACEAAIADLEREFDKKWGER, encoded by the coding sequence GTGACAACCAAGACGGGAGGCGCGCCCGATGACCTCGTCCGCGAGCTCGCGAGAGACGCGCTCGAGGTTCGCAAGGACCTCCTCAGGCTCTGCGCACAGACACAGATACACATTGGCGGAGACCTCTCCGTGACCGACGTCATGTGTGCCATCTGGCAGCACTTCATCGTCTATGACCCGGAGAACCCCCGCTGGGAGGGGCGCGATCGCTTCGTCCTGTCCAAGGGGCATGCCTCGGCCGTGACGTCGTTCAACCAAGCACAGCGGGGCTGCTTTGCCATCGAGGACATCTACCGCGAGTACGCCCACGACAACGGTCGCTTTGGCATGCACTCATGCAACCTCGTGAACCCCTACGTGGACGTGTCAACGGGAAGCCTGGGGCATGGTCTGCCCGTGGCCTGTGGGTTGGCGCAGGGGCTTCGCCTCAAGGGCAACATAACGAGCCGCGCGTGGGTCGTCATGGGAGACGGCGAGCTCGACGAGGGCTCCATCTGGGAGGCCGCGGCGTGCGCCGCCAAGTACGGTCTCGGCAACCTCGTGGGCGTGGTGGACAACAACCACCTGCAGCTCGACGGCCCCACGAGCGAGGTGCTCGACCTGGGCGGCACAGCAGCGCGCTTCTCGGCGTGCGGCTGGAGGGTCATCGAGGTCGAGGATGGCAACGACATGGCGCAGATCGTGGCGGCGCTGGAGAGGTTGCCGGATGCGGGCTCGGCCGTGCCCACCGTCGTGGTGTGCGAGACCACAAAGGGCCGCGGCGTACCATTCATGGAGGGCGACAAGCTGTGGCACTGCGCCCAGATAGACGCCGAAGCGTGCGAGGCGGCCATCGCCGACCTCGAGCGCGAGTTTGACAAGAAGTGGGGTGAGCGCTGA
- a CDS encoding transketolase family protein, which translates to MAKMSGPGVARDATTAKEAIGAKMLELAEKDERVVVVNADLTRSSALDAFAERFPARCFNVGIAEQQMVGFAAGLAAEGFMPFCFTFGPFLSMRAIEQIRTDVCYPNLPVRFVGANAGYSAGVMGATHCALEDVGILCSISGMTLAEGADPYDAATILEASLALDGPLYLRTNREKQGRVLPDSAPFEFGRARVLRDGDDGAFLVSGPCVEAALAAAGRLAEKRGARARIVDLGSIRPLDEAAVLDAVTCGHVVVAQDANVRGGLGYQVAAVMASAGVSCKFRMLGCPDKYVPIATPGYLYHVNGYDAEGLERAMGELLD; encoded by the coding sequence ATGGCGAAGATGAGTGGGCCGGGTGTGGCACGCGACGCGACGACCGCCAAGGAGGCCATCGGAGCAAAGATGCTCGAGCTGGCCGAGAAGGACGAGCGCGTCGTGGTGGTGAACGCCGACCTCACGCGCTCCTCGGCGCTCGACGCGTTTGCCGAGCGCTTTCCTGCGCGTTGCTTCAATGTGGGTATTGCCGAGCAGCAAATGGTGGGCTTCGCCGCGGGGCTGGCGGCCGAAGGCTTCATGCCGTTCTGCTTTACGTTCGGCCCGTTTCTCTCCATGCGTGCCATCGAGCAGATTCGCACGGACGTGTGCTACCCCAACCTGCCCGTGCGCTTCGTGGGCGCCAACGCCGGCTACAGCGCAGGCGTCATGGGCGCCACGCACTGCGCCTTGGAGGACGTGGGCATCCTGTGCTCCATCAGCGGCATGACACTCGCCGAGGGCGCGGACCCCTATGACGCCGCGACTATCCTCGAGGCGTCGCTTGCACTTGACGGTCCGCTTTACCTGCGCACGAATCGCGAGAAGCAGGGGCGCGTGCTGCCTGATAGCGCGCCGTTCGAGTTCGGGCGTGCACGCGTGCTGCGAGACGGCGACGACGGCGCGTTTCTCGTGAGCGGCCCGTGCGTCGAGGCGGCACTTGCGGCAGCAGGGCGCCTGGCCGAGAAGCGCGGCGCGCGGGCGCGCATCGTGGACCTGGGGAGCATAAGGCCGCTCGACGAGGCGGCCGTGCTCGATGCCGTGACCTGCGGGCACGTCGTGGTGGCGCAGGACGCCAACGTCCGCGGAGGGCTTGGCTACCAGGTGGCTGCCGTCATGGCGAGCGCGGGCGTCTCGTGCAAGTTCCGCATGCTGGGCTGCCCCGACAAGTACGTGCCCATCGCCACGCCGGGATACCTCTACCACGTCAACGGCTACGACGCCGAGGGCCTCGAGCGCGCCATGGGGGAGCTTCTCGACTAG
- a CDS encoding sugar kinase, with the protein MQNNGTVLAFGEIMMRLSPKDHLRIEQAGEFDVRYGGAEANTAVSLAVQGDASAFVSVVPPNRLGDCALRSISQWGVDTSRVVREGDRLGSYVFEPGASQRGNGCVYDRKYSAVSLAPRETYDWDAILNGVDAFYFSGVTPAVSPELAGACADALAACRARGITTICDLNYRGKLWTPEQAQNTMRGLLPLVDVCVANDEDAPAALGMTCVSGSLSHGIEERDSYVEMARQICTEYGCKTVASVVRNVQCVERSQWMGALYDAATDAHWFSPVHDVHVLEGVGAGDAFNAGLIHALRHGFDPQHAIDYAIAASVLKLSVRGDANLVTPQEIEKVAASSGGARVER; encoded by the coding sequence ATGCAAAACAACGGCACCGTCCTCGCCTTTGGCGAGATCATGATGAGGCTCTCGCCAAAGGACCACCTGCGCATCGAGCAGGCTGGCGAGTTTGACGTCCGCTACGGCGGCGCCGAGGCAAACACGGCCGTCTCGCTTGCCGTCCAGGGCGACGCGTCCGCCTTCGTCTCGGTGGTGCCGCCCAACCGCCTGGGAGACTGCGCGCTACGCTCCATCTCCCAGTGGGGCGTCGACACCTCCCGCGTCGTCCGTGAGGGCGACCGCCTGGGCAGCTACGTCTTTGAGCCCGGTGCCTCACAGCGCGGCAACGGCTGCGTCTACGACCGCAAGTACTCCGCCGTGAGCCTCGCTCCACGCGAGACCTACGACTGGGACGCCATCCTGAACGGCGTCGACGCGTTCTACTTCTCCGGCGTGACGCCCGCCGTCTCGCCCGAGCTCGCCGGCGCCTGCGCAGACGCCCTCGCCGCCTGCCGCGCCCGCGGCATCACCACCATCTGCGACCTCAACTACCGAGGCAAGCTCTGGACCCCCGAGCAGGCCCAGAACACCATGCGCGGTCTGCTGCCCCTCGTTGACGTCTGCGTGGCAAACGACGAGGATGCGCCGGCCGCCCTTGGCATGACGTGCGTCTCGGGCTCGCTCTCCCACGGCATCGAGGAGCGCGACTCCTACGTCGAGATGGCACGCCAGATCTGCACCGAGTATGGCTGCAAGACCGTGGCCTCGGTGGTGCGCAACGTCCAGTGCGTCGAGCGTTCCCAGTGGATGGGCGCGCTGTACGACGCAGCCACGGATGCCCACTGGTTCTCCCCCGTCCACGACGTCCACGTGCTCGAGGGCGTCGGCGCGGGCGACGCGTTCAACGCGGGCCTCATCCACGCGCTTCGCCACGGCTTCGATCCCCAGCACGCCATCGACTACGCCATCGCCGCGAGCGTCCTCAAGCTCAGCGTCCGCGGCGACGCCAACCTCGTCACGCCGCAGGAGATCGAGAAGGTCGCCGCATCGAGCGGCGGCGCGCGCGTCGAGCGTTAG
- the eda gene encoding bifunctional 4-hydroxy-2-oxoglutarate aldolase/2-dehydro-3-deoxy-phosphogluconate aldolase: MYEKFYERLEKLGIVPVVVLEKVEDAAPMAHALMRAGMESAEVTFRTACAAECIAAMRAAEPDMCVGAGTVLDNDQVDRAIAAGAQFIVSPGYSEDVVAHCIELGVPVLPGCVTPSDITAAIEHGLHVTKFFPAAQYGGLSTIKALAAPFVGHRFMPTGGVSTANVEEYLSCPSIAACGGTWMVKPALFADGDFSRVEAAAREAMDVVRKVRG; this comes from the coding sequence ATGTACGAGAAGTTCTACGAGCGCCTCGAGAAGCTCGGAATCGTCCCCGTCGTCGTGCTCGAGAAGGTCGAGGACGCCGCCCCCATGGCCCACGCCCTCATGCGCGCTGGCATGGAGAGCGCCGAGGTGACGTTCCGCACCGCGTGTGCCGCCGAGTGCATCGCCGCCATGCGCGCCGCCGAGCCCGACATGTGCGTGGGCGCCGGGACCGTCCTCGACAACGACCAGGTAGATCGCGCCATCGCCGCTGGCGCCCAGTTCATCGTCTCCCCCGGCTACTCCGAGGACGTCGTGGCCCACTGCATCGAGCTCGGTGTCCCCGTGCTGCCTGGCTGCGTGACGCCCAGCGACATCACGGCCGCCATCGAGCATGGTCTGCACGTCACGAAGTTCTTCCCCGCAGCGCAGTACGGCGGCCTTTCCACCATCAAGGCCCTTGCCGCCCCGTTCGTGGGACACCGCTTCATGCCCACGGGCGGCGTCTCCACGGCCAACGTCGAGGAGTACCTGTCGTGCCCCTCGATCGCGGCGTGCGGCGGCACCTGGATGGTGAAGCCCGCCCTGTTCGCCGACGGCGACTTCTCGCGCGTCGAGGCGGCCGCCCGAGAGGCCATGGACGTGGTCCGCAAGGTCCGCGGCTAG
- a CDS encoding gluconate 5-dehydrogenase, translating to MGNVLDSFRLDGKVALVTGATYGIGMAIAEAFGQAGARIAFNARHADKVAQAEEHYRSLGLDAHGYVADVTDEAQVAELVANIKADFGTAPDILVNNAGIIKRVPMLETSVEEFREVIDIDLNAPFIVSKACIPAMIEKGHGKIINICSMMSELGRETVSAYASAKGGLKMLTRNICSEFGEANIQCNGIGPGYIATPQTAPLRERQADGSRHPFDQFIISKTPAARWGTPEDLMGPAVFLASNASNFVNGHILYVDGGILAYIGKQP from the coding sequence ATGGGAAACGTGCTCGACAGCTTTAGGCTCGATGGGAAGGTGGCGCTCGTCACGGGCGCAACGTACGGCATCGGCATGGCCATCGCCGAGGCGTTCGGCCAGGCAGGCGCGCGCATCGCCTTCAACGCCCGCCACGCCGACAAGGTGGCCCAGGCAGAGGAGCACTACCGCTCGCTGGGCCTGGACGCCCACGGCTACGTGGCAGACGTCACGGACGAGGCGCAGGTCGCCGAGCTTGTCGCCAACATTAAGGCAGACTTTGGCACCGCGCCCGACATCCTCGTGAACAACGCGGGCATCATCAAGCGCGTCCCCATGCTCGAGACGAGCGTCGAGGAGTTCCGCGAGGTCATCGACATCGACCTGAACGCACCGTTCATCGTGTCGAAGGCCTGCATTCCGGCCATGATCGAGAAGGGCCACGGCAAGATCATCAACATCTGCTCCATGATGAGCGAGCTCGGGCGCGAGACGGTCAGCGCCTACGCCTCTGCCAAGGGCGGCCTCAAGATGCTCACGAGAAACATCTGTTCGGAGTTTGGCGAGGCCAACATCCAGTGCAACGGCATCGGCCCGGGTTACATCGCCACGCCCCAGACCGCGCCGCTGCGCGAGAGGCAGGCAGACGGCAGCCGTCACCCGTTCGACCAGTTCATCATCTCCAAGACGCCGGCCGCTCGTTGGGGCACGCCCGAGGACCTTATGGGACCCGCGGTGTTCCTCGCCTCCAACGCCTCAAACTTCGTCAACGGCCATATCCTCTACGTTGATGGCGGTATCCTCGCCTACATCGGCAAGCAGCCGTAA
- a CDS encoding mannonate dehydratase, whose product MELTFRWYGSGQENITLDQIRQIPGVRGVVGCLMDIPVGEVWPEERIVALVKQVEDAGLTLKVIESVNIHDDIKVGLPSRDGYIENYKQTIRNLAKYGIKCICYNFMPVFDWVKSGLDYELPDGSHTLVFERGEIPDDPQALLDRYSSGTNGFTLPGWEPERLAHLKHLFEIYRDVDEERLRENLVYFLKAIMPTCEECDVRMAIHPDDPPYSMFGLPRIIKNREDLDWLCRSVDTPYNGITLCCGSIAEEPANDVYSILAEFSRRGRIHFVHMRNICYLHPDDPGNKDFYECAHPSEYGSKDMVRMMKALRDNGFDGFIRPDHGRMIWGETGRPGYGLYDRALGCAYINGVWETLEKLS is encoded by the coding sequence ATGGAACTGACGTTTCGCTGGTATGGCTCGGGGCAGGAGAATATCACCCTCGACCAGATCCGCCAGATTCCGGGCGTGAGGGGCGTCGTGGGCTGCCTCATGGACATCCCAGTGGGCGAGGTGTGGCCCGAGGAGCGCATCGTCGCGCTCGTCAAGCAGGTCGAGGACGCCGGTCTCACGCTCAAGGTTATCGAGTCGGTCAACATCCACGATGACATCAAGGTGGGCCTGCCAAGCCGCGACGGCTACATCGAGAACTACAAGCAGACCATCCGCAACCTCGCCAAGTACGGCATCAAGTGCATCTGCTACAACTTCATGCCCGTCTTCGACTGGGTGAAGTCCGGCCTGGACTACGAGCTGCCCGACGGCTCGCACACGCTCGTCTTCGAGCGCGGAGAGATTCCCGACGACCCGCAGGCGCTGCTCGACAGGTACTCCTCGGGCACGAACGGCTTCACGCTGCCAGGCTGGGAACCCGAGCGCCTCGCTCACCTCAAGCACCTCTTCGAGATCTACAGGGACGTCGACGAGGAGAGGCTCCGCGAGAACCTCGTCTACTTCCTGAAGGCCATCATGCCCACCTGCGAGGAGTGCGACGTGCGCATGGCCATCCATCCCGACGACCCGCCCTACAGCATGTTCGGCCTTCCCCGCATCATCAAGAATCGTGAGGACCTCGACTGGCTCTGCCGCTCCGTGGACACCCCCTACAACGGCATCACGCTGTGCTGTGGCTCCATTGCCGAGGAACCGGCCAACGACGTCTACTCCATCCTCGCGGAGTTCTCGCGCCGCGGACGCATTCACTTCGTCCACATGCGCAACATCTGCTACCTGCATCCCGATGATCCGGGCAACAAGGACTTCTACGAGTGCGCCCACCCCAGCGAGTATGGTTCCAAGGACATGGTGAGGATGATGAAGGCCCTGCGCGACAACGGCTTTGATGGCTTCATCCGCCCCGACCACGGCCGCATGATCTGGGGCGAGACGGGTCGTCCCGGCTACGGCCTGTATGACCGCGCCCTGGGATGCGCCTACATCAACGGCGTCTGGGAGACGCTCGAGAAACTCTCCTAG
- a CDS encoding mannitol dehydrogenase family protein, whose product MSPLSLTEWQCHRGEFEKLGVTLPCYDVGAAREAGQRQPEWIHLGAGNLFRAFHAQIADDLLASGLMDRGVVAADLRNPRGVDEVWAPDGNDVLVVTMRPDGSQGLRVIGSVADALFANPARPSNWARMRSYFESPELRLVTATITEKGYATCGADGLPLPAVASDMAGGPAAPRSAMGIVASLLHARFEAGAAPIALVTTDNFSQNGRRFRESVLSIAEAWRASGLADEGFVAYVADEGRVSFPWSMVDRIVPNPSLEVALSLAERGLGGMGLREGLHLASFANTEEARYLVLEDSFPNGCPPLERAGVIMTDREHAERADTMKVTACLNPLHTALAVFGCLLGYTRIWQEMADEDLVALVRRLGYGEDLPVVISPEVIDPNTFLDELLERRLPNRALPDAPQRIASDTSQKMPIRFGHTIAAYCDSPTLSVETLEAVPLVIAAWLRYLVAVDDDGKPFELSSDPMLDELTAAMAPVGLGCADAAAIHEAAAPILSNERLFGRNLYETSLGQRVERLLAEMLTGLGAVRATLERVTRSWN is encoded by the coding sequence ATGTCACCGCTGTCCTTGACCGAATGGCAGTGTCACCGTGGCGAGTTCGAGAAGCTCGGCGTGACGCTGCCTTGCTATGACGTTGGCGCGGCAAGGGAGGCGGGCCAACGTCAGCCCGAGTGGATTCACCTGGGCGCCGGCAACCTCTTCCGCGCCTTCCACGCTCAGATAGCAGATGACCTGCTTGCCTCTGGCCTCATGGACCGTGGCGTTGTGGCAGCAGACCTGCGCAATCCGCGGGGCGTCGACGAGGTCTGGGCCCCGGATGGCAACGACGTCCTCGTGGTCACGATGCGCCCGGACGGGTCCCAGGGCCTTCGCGTCATCGGCAGCGTGGCGGACGCGCTCTTTGCAAACCCCGCTCGGCCCTCTAACTGGGCCCGTATGCGCTCCTACTTTGAGAGTCCCGAGCTCAGACTTGTGACAGCCACGATCACCGAGAAGGGCTACGCCACGTGCGGGGCAGACGGGCTGCCCCTCCCGGCCGTTGCGAGCGACATGGCAGGTGGGCCGGCAGCGCCCAGGAGCGCCATGGGAATCGTGGCGTCGCTGCTCCATGCTCGCTTTGAGGCGGGCGCCGCACCCATCGCGCTCGTGACGACGGACAACTTCTCCCAGAACGGGAGGAGGTTTCGCGAGAGCGTGCTGTCCATTGCCGAGGCATGGAGGGCGTCTGGCCTTGCGGACGAGGGGTTCGTTGCCTACGTGGCCGACGAGGGCCGCGTGAGCTTCCCCTGGTCGATGGTCGACCGCATCGTTCCCAATCCGTCCCTTGAGGTTGCGTTGTCACTTGCTGAGCGTGGCCTTGGGGGGATGGGCCTCCGCGAGGGGCTGCACCTTGCGAGCTTCGCCAACACGGAGGAGGCTCGCTACCTCGTGCTGGAGGACTCCTTCCCCAACGGGTGCCCGCCGCTCGAGCGCGCGGGCGTCATCATGACGGACCGTGAGCACGCCGAACGCGCCGACACGATGAAGGTGACCGCCTGCCTGAACCCGCTCCATACGGCGCTCGCCGTCTTTGGCTGCCTGCTTGGGTATACGCGTATCTGGCAGGAGATGGCCGATGAGGACCTCGTGGCGCTCGTCAGGCGCCTTGGCTATGGCGAGGACCTGCCCGTGGTCATATCGCCCGAGGTCATCGATCCAAACACCTTTCTTGACGAGCTGCTCGAGCGGCGCCTTCCCAACCGGGCGCTGCCCGACGCCCCGCAGCGCATCGCAAGCGACACCTCGCAGAAGATGCCCATCCGCTTTGGTCATACCATTGCGGCCTACTGCGACTCCCCAACGCTCAGCGTCGAGACGCTCGAAGCCGTCCCTCTGGTGATCGCGGCCTGGCTGCGCTATCTCGTTGCGGTCGATGACGATGGCAAGCCCTTCGAACTCAGTTCCGATCCCATGCTCGATGAGCTGACGGCCGCCATGGCGCCCGTGGGCCTGGGCTGCGCTGACGCGGCGGCAATCCACGAGGCGGCAGCGCCGATTCTCTCCAACGAGCGCCTCTTTGGGCGCAACCTGTACGAGACGAGCCTGGGCCAGCGCGTGGAGAGGCTGCTGGCGGAGATGCTCACGGGCCTCGGTGCGGTCCGCGCAACGCTTGAGAGGGTGACAAGGTCATGGAACTGA
- a CDS encoding UxaA family hydrolase encodes MDAIQINPTDNVVVALRPLAAGEAVDVPGVGAVWALEDVPQGHKMATRAIAAGGNVVKYGLPIGHVTCDVAPGTWLHTHNVATNLSGEVAYEYHPTHPVVEPVAPETFMGYRREDGSVATRNELWLIPTVGCVNEVARALCEGAQDLVGGSLEGVHYFPHPFGCSQTGADHAQTRALLVALSRHPNAAGVLFLSLGCENCTHEQVLDELGDFDPERVCFLTCQDVVDEQEAGHAILAQLAERARRYEREPIPASELVIGLKCGGSDGLSGITANPVIGRMSDGLVTRGGTSVLTEVPEMFGAESMLLDRCVNEGVFHAAADMLNGFKEYFISHHEVVYDNPSPGNKDGGITTLEDKSCGCVQKGGSAPIVDVLPYAGRVSRRGLNMLCAPGNDMVSTTALTAAGCHMVLFSTGRGTPFGAPAPTLKVFTNSRLAERKPGWMDFNAGVVATGERTLDEAADDLWRLVLDVASGRRTSAERRGCHEISIWKDGVCL; translated from the coding sequence ATGGACGCGATCCAGATCAACCCCACAGACAACGTCGTCGTGGCGCTGCGGCCGCTTGCGGCGGGCGAGGCCGTGGACGTGCCGGGCGTGGGCGCCGTGTGGGCGCTCGAGGACGTGCCGCAGGGGCACAAGATGGCCACGCGCGCGATTGCCGCGGGTGGCAACGTTGTGAAGTACGGTCTGCCGATTGGGCACGTGACCTGCGACGTTGCACCTGGTACGTGGCTTCACACGCACAACGTGGCCACGAACCTCTCCGGCGAGGTCGCCTACGAGTACCATCCCACGCATCCCGTGGTGGAGCCGGTGGCTCCCGAGACGTTCATGGGATACCGCCGCGAGGACGGCTCGGTGGCCACGAGAAACGAGCTGTGGCTCATCCCCACGGTGGGCTGCGTGAATGAGGTGGCCCGCGCGCTGTGCGAGGGCGCCCAGGACCTCGTGGGCGGCTCGCTCGAGGGCGTGCACTACTTCCCCCACCCGTTCGGCTGCTCGCAGACGGGGGCGGACCACGCGCAGACGAGGGCGCTGCTCGTGGCGCTTTCCCGTCATCCGAACGCGGCGGGCGTGCTGTTCCTGTCGCTGGGGTGCGAGAACTGCACGCACGAGCAGGTGCTCGATGAGCTTGGGGACTTCGACCCCGAGCGCGTGTGCTTCCTCACCTGCCAGGATGTGGTGGACGAGCAGGAGGCGGGTCACGCGATTCTCGCCCAGCTCGCCGAGCGCGCGCGGCGCTATGAACGCGAGCCGATTCCCGCGAGCGAGCTCGTCATTGGGCTCAAGTGCGGCGGATCCGATGGCTTGTCGGGCATCACGGCCAACCCCGTCATCGGGCGCATGAGCGATGGTCTCGTGACACGCGGCGGCACGAGCGTGCTCACGGAGGTGCCCGAGATGTTCGGTGCCGAGAGCATGCTGCTTGATCGCTGCGTGAACGAGGGCGTGTTCCACGCTGCCGCCGACATGCTCAACGGCTTCAAGGAGTACTTCATCAGCCACCACGAGGTGGTCTACGACAACCCGAGTCCCGGCAACAAGGACGGCGGCATCACGACGCTCGAGGACAAGAGCTGCGGCTGCGTGCAGAAGGGCGGCTCCGCCCCCATCGTTGACGTGCTGCCCTACGCGGGGCGCGTGAGCAGGCGTGGGCTCAACATGCTGTGCGCGCCCGGCAACGACATGGTGTCCACGACGGCGCTCACGGCGGCTGGCTGCCACATGGTGCTGTTCTCGACGGGCCGCGGCACGCCCTTTGGGGCGCCGGCGCCCACGCTCAAGGTGTTCACGAACTCGAGGCTGGCCGAGCGCAAGCCGGGCTGGATGGACTTCAACGCCGGCGTGGTGGCAACCGGCGAGCGCACGCTTGACGAGGCAGCCGACGATCTGTGGCGTCTCGTGCTCGACGTGGCGTCGGGCAGGCGCACGAGCGCCGAGCGCCGCGGCTGCCACGAGATCAGCATCTGGAAGGACGGCGTCTGCCTGTAG